Within the Magnetospirillum sp. ME-1 genome, the region GACACCACTTCGGGGGTGGCGAAGCGCTTCAGCTGCATCAGGTTGCCGTCGCTCCACGCCTTCTGCACGCCCAGCAGGATCTCGGTGAAGGCGTCCTGGTCGTTGCCCGAGGCGTCGAACTCCCGCTCGATGCGCGGCTGGGCCGGAGCGGAGGCGATCATGGGCTCCACGTGCTGTCCGGCGGTGTGCTGGGCCATGTAGGGGTTGCCCACCGGCATGGCCGGCTGGGAGCGGCCGCGGAACAGCCGGATGGCCAGCCACACCAGACCGCCGATGATGGCCAGTTGGAGCAGCAGCCCCAGCATGCTGGCGCCGGGGGCGGCATCGGACGCGGCGGCGAGCGCCGGCGAATGCCCGAACAGCATGGAACCGATGCCGGCCCCCAACAGGCCGCCGGCGATTCCCGCCATCATGGGATTGCGCTGGAAGAAGCCGGGCTGGCCCACGGGGGCGCCCATGGGGGTGGCGGGCCGCATGGCCGAGGCACCGGCACCGGCCGGAGCCAGCGGCGCGGAATCAACGGCACCGGGACGGGGCGCCGCCTGGGGCGCCGGCGGCGGCCCGGCGGGCTTGGTCTGGGCCGGCGGCGGGGCCAGGGTGCGCTCCATGGGCGCGTCATGGGTCCGCGACCCGCGCGAGCCGAAGCTGCCGCCGCTGGACTTGGACGTGCTGCCCGCCTTGGCCAGGGCATCGCCCGCGCCGGCCAGCGCCAGCACCAGGGCCACCACGGCCGAAATCACCATATGCCTCATCTCGTTCCTCCCAAGGAATCACCCCCTTGTTATAGGGTGGTCCGGGCGGAAAGCAAACCGGCTACGAAAATTTAACCCTGGTCGGCCTCGCCCTGCACCCTGGCGGCCAGCGAGGCGGCCATGAACATGTCCAGGTCGCCGTCGAGAACGCCCTGGGTATCCGAGGTCTCCACGTTGGTGCGCAGGTCCTTGACCATCTGGTAGGGCTGCAGCACGTAGGAGCGGATCTGGTGGCCCCAGCCGATATCGGTCTTCTGGTCCTCCAGCGCCTGGGCGGCGGCTTCGCGCTTCTGCAATTCGGCCTCGTAGAGCCGCGCGCGCAGCATGTCCCAGGCCCGGGCCCGGTTCTGGTGCTGCGAGCGCTCCATCTGGCAGGCCACGGCGATGCCGGTGGGAATATGGGTGATGCGCACCGCCGAATCGGTCTTGTTGATGTGCTGGCCGCCGGCGCCGGAGGCGCGGTAGGTGTCGATGCGGCACTCGCTCTCGTTGATCTGGATGTCGATGGTGTCGTCGATCACCGGATAGACCCAGGCCGAGGAGAAGCTGGTGTGGCGGCGCGCCGCGCTGTCGTAGGGAGAGATGCGCACCAGCCGGTGCACGCCGCTTTCGGTCTTCAGCCAGCCATAGGCGTTGTGGCCGAGGATGCGCACGGTGGCCGACTTGATGCCCGCCTGCTCGCCGGCGCTTTCTTCCAGCCATTCCACCTTGTAGCCGTGCTTCTCGGCCCAGCGGGTGTACATGCGCAGCAGCATCTCGGCCCAGTCCTGAGACTCGGTTCCGCCGGCGCCGGCATTGATTTCCAGATAGCAGTCGTTGTGGTCGGCCTCGCCGGAGAGCAGGGTCTCCAACTCCATCTTGCCGGCGCGCTCCTTCAGCGCGCGGACCTGCTCCTCGGCGTCGTCGATGACCGTCTGGTCGCCTTCCATCTCGCCCAGCTCGATCAGCTCCAAGAGGTCGGCCAGCTCGCGCTCCAGGGCGCGGCAGCCCTGGATGGCGTTGTCCAGTTCGGTGCGCTCGCGCATGATCTTCTGGGCGACGGCGGCGTCGTTCCACAGATCGGGATTCTCGGCCGAGGCGTTCAGCTCGTCGAGCCGCATCAACGCCTCGTCCCAATTGAGATGGCGCTTCAACAGGGCGGCGGAGCGCCGGATATCCTGGGCGAGCGCCTCGATCTCGGCCCGCATGGCTGTTCCCCTAAAGGCATTATGGAGCCGCCCTTTGTAAGGAAGTCCGCCCGCACTGGCAACCCGAGAGATTACCGGAGCGGCGCGATCAGCAGCCGGACAGCGGCGACCTGAACCGGTTGATCAGGGCGGCCTTGCGACCGCCCACCAGCCCTTCGATCTTCTGGCGCAATTGCGGCAGCGAGCGGATTTCGCCCAGACGGCGGCGCAGGAAACCCCAGGTATCGGCCGAGCCTTCGGAATCATCGTCCAGCCAATACAGCAAGGTGGCGGAATAGACCGCCGCCAGGGTGGCGCGCTTGGAATACCACGAGAAATCGTGGGAACGGTCGCCCACCGCCAGCCAGATGGAATCGGCGGTGCCCCAGGTCAGCCGCGCCGCCAGGGGCAGGTTCTGCGGCAGGGCCAGAAGCGAGGTGGCGCGGCGGATGGCCTCGCGATGCTCACCCCAGCGCCCGAGGCGAAGCTTCACGGCCCAAAACACCCTTTCCCCCACGCCGCGGCCATCCAGCCCGGCCCCGGCCAGATCGGCCTCCATGGTCCGGTTGGCGTGATCGACGAAATGGGCCACCGCGTCCACCGCTCCCTTGGGGAACAGCCGGGGCAGCAGCGCCCGCTCGATCCCCATGTCGTCGGCCGCCGCGGCCAGGGTGACGGGCGACCAGCCGTCGAAGGCGGCGTGGGGCAGCATGGCGCCCACCAGGGCATCCTTGAGCGGACGCGATTCCATATCCAAATCTCCCCGGCTGCGGACAAAAGCACTTTCCGGGTTATAGGCCCCGCCTAACCCCTTCACAAGGGGTCGGCACTGTGCTATCAACCCTCCTCCCCGGACGGCAGCCATGCCGATCCGTCGGGAGGGTTTTCTAGCGTAGAGGAGCGGTGGCGAAACGTGCAAGTTCTCGTTCGTGACAACAATGTCGATCAGGCCCTGAAGGCGCTCAAGAAGAAGATGCAGCGCGAGGGGGTTTTCCGCGAGATGAAGCTTCGCAGGAACTACGAAAAGCCGTCCGAGCGTCGCGCCCGTGAAAAGGCCGAAGCCGTGCGCCGCGCCCGCAAGCTGGAGCGCAAGCGCCTGGAGCGCGAGGGCTTCTAAAGCCTTCTTTCGGCCGCACCGTTAAAGGGCGCGGCCGGACCGGAAATTCAAGCGTCGCCATCGCTGGCGCCATGACCCTGGGTCATGGCGCTTTTCGGTCTTG harbors:
- a CDS encoding Tim44 domain-containing protein, which codes for MRHMVISAVVALVLALAGAGDALAKAGSTSKSSGGSFGSRGSRTHDAPMERTLAPPPAQTKPAGPPPAPQAAPRPGAVDSAPLAPAGAGASAMRPATPMGAPVGQPGFFQRNPMMAGIAGGLLGAGIGSMLFGHSPALAAASDAAPGASMLGLLLQLAIIGGLVWLAIRLFRGRSQPAMPVGNPYMAQHTAGQHVEPMIASAPAQPRIEREFDASGNDQDAFTEILLGVQKAWSDGNLMQLKRFATPEVVSYLSEDMSRNASEGLANKVENVTLLKGDVSESWSEGGFDYLTAILTFSCNDYMVRLDTGAVADGDPRSVVTHTEAWTFVRSASGGRWLLSAVQQVQ
- the prfB gene encoding peptide chain release factor 2, encoding MRAEIEALAQDIRRSAALLKRHLNWDEALMRLDELNASAENPDLWNDAAVAQKIMRERTELDNAIQGCRALERELADLLELIELGEMEGDQTVIDDAEEQVRALKERAGKMELETLLSGEADHNDCYLEINAGAGGTESQDWAEMLLRMYTRWAEKHGYKVEWLEESAGEQAGIKSATVRILGHNAYGWLKTESGVHRLVRISPYDSAARRHTSFSSAWVYPVIDDTIDIQINESECRIDTYRASGAGGQHINKTDSAVRITHIPTGIAVACQMERSQHQNRARAWDMLRARLYEAELQKREAAAQALEDQKTDIGWGHQIRSYVLQPYQMVKDLRTNVETSDTQGVLDGDLDMFMAASLAARVQGEADQG
- a CDS encoding COQ9 family protein, translating into MESRPLKDALVGAMLPHAAFDGWSPVTLAAAADDMGIERALLPRLFPKGAVDAVAHFVDHANRTMEADLAGAGLDGRGVGERVFWAVKLRLGRWGEHREAIRRATSLLALPQNLPLAARLTWGTADSIWLAVGDRSHDFSWYSKRATLAAVYSATLLYWLDDDSEGSADTWGFLRRRLGEIRSLPQLRQKIEGLVGGRKAALINRFRSPLSGC
- the rpsU gene encoding 30S ribosomal protein S21 → MQVLVRDNNVDQALKALKKKMQREGVFREMKLRRNYEKPSERRAREKAEAVRRARKLERKRLEREGF